A portion of the Novosphingobium sp. KA1 genome contains these proteins:
- a CDS encoding HAD hydrolase-like protein: MTQFPFDVVGFDLDGTLLDTLGDLAVALNHALAIEGRPAIAVDGVRDLVGGGAKKMLAKGLEVTGGGVSDERLDELHAALLDFYADNVAHTTRFYPGGEAMLDGLAARGVKVAVVTNKLERLAVEIFAELGLTDRFFTVIGGDTLGPGRAKPRPDLIELMLERAGAGERPIRAAFVGDTTYDTGAAATAGIPCVAVSFGFNDRAPQDLGAAAVIDHFDELIPVLERL, encoded by the coding sequence ATGACGCAGTTCCCTTTCGACGTAGTCGGCTTCGATCTTGACGGCACCCTTCTCGATACGCTCGGCGATCTTGCCGTGGCGCTCAATCATGCGCTTGCGATCGAAGGGCGGCCAGCCATTGCCGTGGACGGGGTGCGCGATCTTGTCGGCGGCGGCGCGAAAAAGATGCTCGCCAAGGGCCTCGAAGTCACTGGCGGCGGGGTTTCGGACGAGCGGCTGGACGAACTCCACGCCGCGCTGCTCGATTTCTATGCGGACAATGTGGCCCATACCACGCGCTTCTACCCGGGCGGCGAGGCGATGCTCGACGGGCTGGCCGCGCGCGGCGTGAAGGTGGCAGTCGTTACCAACAAGCTGGAACGGCTGGCGGTGGAGATCTTTGCCGAACTGGGCCTGACCGACCGTTTCTTCACCGTGATCGGCGGCGATACCCTGGGCCCCGGGCGCGCCAAGCCCAGGCCCGACCTGATCGAACTGATGCTGGAACGGGCCGGCGCCGGTGAGCGTCCGATCCGGGCGGCGTTTGTCGGCGATACGACCTACGATACCGGGGCGGCGGCGACGGCGGGCATTCCCTGCGTTGCCGTCAGCTTCGGTTTCAACGACCGGGCTCCGCAAGATCTCGGCGCGGCGGCGGTGATCGACCATTTCGACGAACTCATCCCGGTGCTGGAGCGGCTCTGA
- a CDS encoding diguanylate cyclase codes for MNFMMKSVSLLVSVAASAIPGLATAGEATPIALISSAAHAEYVGMVSRGFDMIRAGKPGKAVKLFDSVISANEQGLTGDARPRLCLSEKASGHAAPRDAVMVSSAVCDAHFGKGFALVDLGRGDLAEAELRRATELAPDNAHYANEYAELFKSRRQFQESYDLFARAWSVVDKDTKGPDAGIAARALRGMGFNLIELGRLDEAKTMFSQSLAYDAGNAAAKTELDFIAQRQAIGS; via the coding sequence ATGAACTTCATGATGAAGTCGGTTTCGTTGCTGGTTTCCGTCGCCGCTTCGGCGATTCCGGGTCTTGCAACCGCCGGCGAAGCTACGCCGATTGCGCTGATCAGCAGCGCTGCCCACGCCGAATATGTCGGCATGGTCAGCCGTGGTTTCGACATGATCCGGGCGGGCAAGCCCGGCAAGGCGGTGAAGCTGTTCGATTCGGTGATTTCCGCCAATGAGCAGGGGCTGACGGGCGATGCCCGGCCGCGCCTGTGCCTGTCGGAAAAGGCGTCGGGCCATGCCGCGCCGCGCGATGCGGTGATGGTCAGCAGCGCGGTATGCGACGCGCATTTCGGCAAGGGATTTGCGCTGGTCGATCTTGGCCGGGGCGATCTGGCCGAGGCGGAACTGCGCCGCGCCACCGAACTGGCGCCGGACAATGCGCATTATGCCAACGAATATGCCGAGTTGTTCAAGTCTCGCCGGCAGTTCCAGGAAAGCTACGACCTGTTCGCGCGCGCCTGGTCGGTGGTGGACAAGGATACCAAGGGGCCGGATGCCGGGATCGCTGCCCGCGCGCTGCGCGGCATGGGTTTCAACCTGATCGAGCTTGGCCGCCTGGACGAGGCGAAGACGATGTTCTCGCAGTCGCTTGCGTATGATGCGGGCAATGCCGCGGCAAAAACCGAACTGGACTTCATCGCCCAGCGTCAGGCCATCGGCTCCTGA
- a CDS encoding response regulator transcription factor produces the protein MIKSGDIVLTSGDLTHVGAIRDNFLTFEAEVTDATDLCARALRGPTWVFVDWLLPEMSGLQLCGLLRDRINDHPLHITMVLPEPDPRAQARALEAGADDYLIGPLSPKALVQRLRIYQPVSAARKEVPAIQIGELVIQPDSHLTRYKGLVVPLQSNEQRLLNHFARNPNRVFTRGELIGVLGKSVEVCDERTVDSWVSRLRRKLRTMQVPHLPRTVRSFGYVFDNMEA, from the coding sequence ATGATCAAATCCGGCGACATCGTGCTGACTTCGGGCGACCTCACCCACGTCGGCGCCATCCGCGACAACTTCCTGACCTTCGAGGCGGAAGTGACCGACGCAACCGATCTGTGCGCCCGCGCGCTGCGAGGACCGACATGGGTCTTCGTGGACTGGCTGCTGCCCGAAATGTCGGGATTGCAGCTTTGCGGGCTGCTGCGCGACCGTATCAACGATCACCCGCTCCACATCACCATGGTGCTGCCCGAACCCGATCCCCGCGCGCAGGCCCGCGCGCTGGAAGCAGGGGCGGACGACTACCTGATCGGCCCGCTTTCGCCCAAGGCGCTGGTGCAGCGCCTGCGTATCTACCAGCCGGTTTCGGCCGCTCGCAAGGAAGTGCCGGCAATCCAGATCGGCGAGCTGGTGATCCAGCCCGATTCGCACCTGACGCGCTACAAGGGCCTCGTCGTGCCGCTGCAATCGAACGAGCAGCGCCTGCTCAACCACTTCGCGCGCAATCCCAACCGGGTGTTCACGCGCGGCGAACTGATCGGGGTGCTCGGCAAGAGCGTCGAGGTCTGTGACGAGCGCACGGTCGATTCGTGGGTCAGCCGCCTGCGCCGCAAGCTGCGCACGATGCAGGTGCCGCACCTGCCGCGCACGGTACGCTCGTTCGGCTACGTCTTCGACAACATGGAAGCCTGA
- the glmU gene encoding bifunctional UDP-N-acetylglucosamine diphosphorylase/glucosamine-1-phosphate N-acetyltransferase GlmU codes for MVENSNPLAIVVLAAGKGTRMKSDLHKVLHPIAGRPMLEHLLQSAAALAPEKQVVVAGHGREQLEKALGSRATIAVQDPQLGTGHAVQQAEDALTGFSGDVLVLYGDVPFVSTETMRAMIDRLHAPDAPAVVVLGFEPEDPLQYGRVLAHDDGRIAMMVEYKDATEEQRACRLCNSGLMAVKSADLFDLLSRVGNDNAQGEYYLVDIVNVATLDGRTCAVIVTQDPHEVGGINSRGELAEAEGRWQARRRAAAMADGVSLIAPETVFFAWDTQLGRDVTVEPNVVFGPGVSIADGVTIHAFSHIEGATIETGVSVGPYARLRPGALLRQGSKVGNFVEIKNAELGEGAKANHLTYVGDATVGARANLGAGTITCNYDGYFKYRTVIGEGAFIGSNSALVAPVKIGADAIVAAGSTVTRDVGDGELRLVRGEQLVKPGWADRFHDAMKKKKAEKAAEAK; via the coding sequence ATGGTCGAAAATTCCAATCCGCTCGCAATCGTCGTCCTCGCCGCCGGCAAGGGCACCCGCATGAAGAGCGACCTGCACAAGGTCCTTCATCCCATCGCCGGCCGGCCGATGCTGGAACATCTGCTGCAAAGCGCCGCCGCGCTTGCCCCTGAGAAACAGGTGGTGGTGGCCGGGCACGGCCGCGAACAGCTTGAAAAGGCGCTGGGCAGCCGCGCCACCATCGCGGTGCAGGACCCGCAACTGGGCACCGGCCACGCGGTGCAGCAGGCGGAAGATGCGCTCACCGGGTTTTCGGGCGACGTGCTGGTTCTTTATGGCGACGTGCCTTTCGTCAGCACCGAGACGATGCGCGCGATGATCGACCGGCTCCATGCGCCGGACGCGCCGGCCGTGGTCGTGCTCGGCTTCGAGCCGGAAGACCCGCTGCAATATGGCCGCGTGCTGGCCCATGACGATGGCCGCATCGCCATGATGGTCGAATACAAGGACGCCACCGAGGAACAGCGCGCCTGCCGCCTGTGCAATTCGGGCCTGATGGCGGTGAAGTCGGCCGACCTGTTCGACCTGCTATCCCGCGTCGGCAACGACAATGCGCAAGGGGAATATTACCTTGTCGACATCGTCAACGTGGCGACGCTGGACGGTCGCACTTGCGCGGTGATCGTCACCCAGGATCCGCACGAAGTGGGCGGCATCAACAGCCGCGGCGAACTGGCCGAGGCGGAAGGCCGCTGGCAGGCCCGCCGCCGCGCGGCGGCCATGGCCGACGGCGTCTCGCTGATCGCGCCCGAAACCGTGTTTTTCGCCTGGGACACGCAGCTTGGCCGCGACGTCACCGTGGAGCCCAACGTGGTGTTCGGCCCCGGCGTTTCGATAGCCGACGGAGTGACCATCCACGCTTTCTCGCACATCGAAGGCGCGACGATCGAAACCGGCGTGAGTGTCGGCCCTTATGCCCGCCTGCGCCCCGGCGCGCTGCTGCGGCAGGGTTCCAAGGTCGGCAACTTCGTCGAGATCAAGAACGCGGAACTGGGCGAAGGCGCCAAGGCCAATCACCTCACTTACGTCGGCGATGCCACGGTCGGCGCCAGGGCCAACCTCGGCGCGGGCACGATCACCTGCAACTATGACGGCTACTTCAAGTACCGCACCGTCATCGGCGAAGGTGCGTTCATCGGCTCCAACAGCGCGCTGGTCGCCCCGGTGAAGATCGGCGCCGATGCCATCGTCGCGGCGGGCAGCACGGTGACGCGCGACGTGGGTGACGGCGAGCTTCGCCTCGTGCGCGGCGAACAGCTGGTCAAGCCCGGCTGGGCCGACCGCTTCCACGACGCGATGAAGAAGAAAAAGGCCGAAAAGGCCGCCGAGGCCAAGTAA
- a CDS encoding oxaloacetate decarboxylase, whose protein sequence is MPTPGEKLRALIESGEHFVAAEAYSALTGRIVQKVGFKAAYLGGHACSAFHYAVPDNGIFSQVEMIEQSARIAQAIDIPLIVDADTLGETVADAYHFTRRYAAAGIAGYHVEDEVNPKHSKHDNGLCSIEDMQLRIEAGVKARGDSGLVIIARCDELYTSANGGGGSGSVEEAIRRGHAYAEAGADAIVFASAPPAQQAEVIPHMKIPVCTLGFNLPDTAFTLSTAWGWVSAAVGHLAMARELMETGSVKSAMGAFANFPEKYDLIDQALYDDLIAEWAERTGRPTRPNHAR, encoded by the coding sequence ATGCCGACACCGGGTGAAAAGCTGCGTGCGCTGATCGAGAGCGGCGAGCATTTTGTCGCCGCCGAGGCCTATTCGGCGCTGACCGGGCGGATCGTCCAGAAAGTCGGCTTCAAGGCGGCCTATCTGGGCGGCCATGCCTGCTCGGCATTTCACTACGCGGTCCCGGACAACGGGATCTTCTCGCAAGTCGAGATGATCGAGCAGTCGGCCCGGATCGCGCAGGCCATCGATATTCCGCTGATCGTCGATGCCGATACGCTGGGCGAGACGGTGGCCGATGCCTATCACTTCACGCGCCGCTACGCCGCTGCCGGGATCGCCGGGTATCATGTCGAGGATGAGGTGAACCCCAAGCATTCCAAGCACGACAACGGGCTGTGTTCCATCGAGGACATGCAATTGCGGATCGAGGCGGGCGTGAAGGCGCGGGGCGATTCCGGGCTGGTCATCATTGCGCGCTGCGACGAACTCTACACCAGCGCCAATGGCGGCGGCGGCTCGGGCTCGGTGGAGGAGGCGATCCGGCGCGGTCACGCCTATGCCGAGGCGGGGGCCGACGCCATTGTCTTCGCCAGCGCACCGCCCGCGCAGCAGGCCGAGGTGATCCCGCATATGAAGATCCCGGTCTGCACGCTGGGTTTCAACCTGCCGGATACCGCCTTCACGCTGTCGACCGCCTGGGGCTGGGTCTCGGCGGCGGTCGGTCATCTCGCCATGGCGCGGGAACTGATGGAGACGGGCTCGGTGAAGAGCGCGATGGGCGCCTTCGCCAACTTCCCGGAAAAGTACGATCTGATCGACCAGGCGCTCTACGACGATCTCATCGCCGAATGGGCCGAACGCACCGGACGGCCGACGCGGCCCAATCACGCGCGCTGA
- the glmS gene encoding glutamine--fructose-6-phosphate transaminase (isomerizing) produces MCGIIGIVGKEQVADRLVDGLRRMEYRGYDSAGVCTVENGQLIRRRAQGKLINLVNELARDPADGLIGIAHTRWATHGAPTAANAHPHATGHLALVHNGIIENFRPLREALESRGRTFESQTDTEVVAHLVSEQVEAGLSPEEAVKVVLPQLRGAFALAIAFRQHPDLLIGARLGSPLVVGYGEGETYLGSDALALAPLTQRISYLEEGDWVVITREGARIFDADNNPVEREIVSSGASAVAIEKGNYRHFMQKEIFEQPTVVAQTLRSYIHQVDQSVALPQIDFDLSAIKRITIVACGTSFYAGMVAKYWIETFARLPVDIDVASEFRYRDPVLEPGGLALFISQSGETADTLAALKHCKAAGQTIAVVVNVPTSTMAREADLLLPTHAGPEIGVASTKAFTCQLAVLAALAAHLAVKRGRMDRAEENEVVQHLLQTPASLNAALAFDEEIAAMAHLIAPARDVLYLGRGPDYPLALEGALKLKEISYIHAEGYASGEMKHGPIALIDEAVPVIVLAPSGPLFEKTVSNMQEVRARGGKVVLISDAEGIAEAGEGCIATIEMPRVHPLIAPLVYAVPVQLLAYHVACVKGTDVDQPRNLAKSVTVE; encoded by the coding sequence ATGTGTGGAATCATCGGCATCGTCGGCAAGGAACAGGTCGCGGATCGGCTCGTCGACGGCCTTCGGCGCATGGAATATCGCGGATATGACAGCGCCGGCGTCTGCACGGTCGAAAACGGCCAGCTGATCCGCCGCCGTGCTCAGGGCAAGCTGATCAACCTCGTCAACGAACTGGCCCGCGACCCCGCCGATGGCCTGATCGGCATCGCCCATACCCGCTGGGCCACCCACGGCGCGCCCACCGCCGCCAACGCCCACCCCCATGCGACCGGGCACCTCGCCCTCGTCCACAACGGCATCATCGAGAACTTCCGCCCCCTTCGCGAAGCTCTCGAATCGCGGGGCCGCACGTTCGAGAGCCAGACCGACACCGAAGTGGTCGCCCATCTCGTGTCCGAACAGGTCGAGGCCGGGCTTTCGCCGGAAGAGGCCGTAAAGGTCGTCCTTCCGCAGCTTCGCGGCGCCTTTGCCCTTGCCATCGCCTTCCGCCAGCACCCCGACCTCCTGATCGGCGCCCGCCTCGGCTCGCCGCTGGTCGTTGGCTACGGCGAGGGCGAGACCTATCTTGGCTCGGACGCGCTGGCCCTTGCCCCGCTGACGCAGCGCATTTCCTACCTCGAGGAAGGCGACTGGGTGGTCATCACCCGCGAGGGCGCGCGGATCTTCGATGCGGACAACAACCCGGTAGAGCGCGAAATCGTCTCCTCCGGCGCCTCGGCGGTCGCCATCGAGAAGGGCAATTACCGCCACTTCATGCAAAAGGAGATCTTCGAGCAGCCGACCGTAGTGGCGCAGACCCTGCGCAGCTACATCCACCAGGTGGATCAGTCGGTCGCCCTGCCGCAGATCGATTTCGACCTTTCGGCAATCAAGCGCATCACCATCGTCGCCTGCGGCACCAGCTTCTACGCGGGCATGGTCGCAAAGTACTGGATCGAGACCTTCGCCCGCCTGCCGGTCGACATCGATGTGGCGTCCGAATTCCGCTACCGCGACCCCGTTCTGGAGCCGGGCGGCCTGGCGCTCTTCATCTCGCAGTCGGGCGAGACGGCGGACACGCTGGCCGCGCTCAAGCACTGCAAGGCGGCCGGGCAGACCATCGCCGTCGTCGTCAACGTGCCCACCAGCACGATGGCCCGCGAGGCGGACCTGCTGCTGCCGACCCACGCGGGCCCCGAAATCGGCGTCGCCTCCACCAAGGCCTTCACCTGCCAGTTGGCCGTGCTCGCCGCTTTGGCCGCGCATCTTGCCGTCAAGCGCGGGCGCATGGACCGCGCGGAAGAGAACGAGGTCGTCCAGCACCTGCTGCAGACCCCGGCCAGCCTCAACGCCGCACTCGCCTTCGACGAAGAGATCGCGGCGATGGCGCATCTTATCGCCCCTGCCCGCGACGTGCTCTATCTCGGGCGCGGGCCGGACTATCCGCTGGCCCTCGAAGGCGCGCTGAAGCTCAAGGAAATCAGCTACATCCACGCCGAAGGGTATGCCTCGGGCGAAATGAAGCACGGTCCCATCGCGCTGATCGACGAAGCCGTGCCGGTGATCGTCCTCGCCCCTTCCGGCCCGCTGTTCGAAAAGACCGTCAGCAACATGCAGGAAGTGCGCGCGCGCGGCGGCAAGGTGGTGCTGATCTCCGACGCCGAAGGCATTGCCGAGGCGGGCGAAGGCTGCATCGCCACGATCGAGATGCCGCGTGTCCACCCGCTGATCGCGCCGCTGGTCTATGCCGTGCCGGTACAGCTTCTGGCCTATCACGTCGCCTGCGTGAAGGGCACCGACGTCGACCAGCCCCGCAACCTCGCCAAGAGCGTGACCGTCGAGTAG
- a CDS encoding TonB-dependent receptor, protein MIRHAIRLAATCSIVALAQMPVAAFAADAAAAPEAAAPEAAAAESGEGAPIIVTATKRETDLQKTPIAIAVVSSADLEKQHVQSLIDLASGTVPSLRVATFEARQSALTVGIRGIVPFDANQTARDQGVGVYLDGVYLGRQQGLNAALFDVQRIEVLRGPQGTLFGRNTEGGALSIVTKAPTGEFGGRVEAGIGNYGQRTGEAHIDLPEFNNISIKVDGVYQHQDATVKNPAAGQVGWNYYDRVGGRIQAQWKPVDGFTANISFDKSRDDNTPMYSQLINYNPNNLPVATLAQIAANGGKLPSGYIAPLSPLVQVSGDKRMKTADIGVPQQVSTDRTQGVMGNLSYDLNSDLTLRSITAWRQVDTDQYDNSGGAHRTVFLPNTKFSRYSLSFLDQHQFSQELQLVGSLPNLDFVAGGYYYNEHASEYAATPSSNLWNADGTGYTTLSPNVTGTVSSSNQGWSDDSLFLQRDSHAKAESLAAFAQATYTPPMLDQLHLTVGARYTHDKRDGTLDIVNGAAVDYGFHYSKDRFDPMVTLAYDATQDLNFYAKYSTGYRAGGANDRSQTFDAFGPETVKSYEVGAKMMFLDRKVRLNLAGYIMDRDGTQVDFDNVNTDPSSPYFNLHTQETTNAPGTTKIRGVEAELNVHPIDNLSLGASYAYTYTKVPKTLNPFLSTATTSVYQNVFIVYTPKNAASGFIDYSIPVGSRDESVQFHLDAAYAGRQYSFEDENVKAQSSFIVNGRIALADIPMSDNGTKLTVSVWSRNLFNETHIYRLSYANQNTLGAYGNFNPPRTFGVEGTVRF, encoded by the coding sequence ATGATTCGCCACGCCATCCGTCTGGCGGCCACGTGCAGCATCGTCGCGCTGGCGCAGATGCCGGTTGCCGCGTTTGCAGCCGACGCCGCTGCCGCCCCCGAAGCTGCCGCACCCGAAGCTGCAGCTGCCGAAAGCGGTGAAGGGGCTCCGATCATCGTCACCGCCACCAAGCGCGAGACCGACCTGCAGAAGACGCCGATCGCCATCGCCGTGGTCTCCAGTGCCGATCTCGAAAAGCAGCACGTCCAGAGCCTGATCGACCTTGCCAGCGGCACCGTTCCCTCGCTGCGCGTTGCCACCTTCGAGGCGCGCCAGTCGGCGCTGACCGTCGGCATTCGCGGCATCGTGCCGTTCGACGCCAACCAGACCGCGCGTGACCAGGGCGTTGGCGTCTATCTCGACGGCGTCTACCTCGGCCGCCAGCAGGGCCTGAACGCCGCGCTGTTCGACGTGCAGCGCATCGAAGTCCTGCGCGGTCCGCAAGGCACGCTGTTTGGCCGCAACACCGAAGGCGGCGCGCTGTCGATCGTGACCAAGGCGCCCACCGGCGAGTTCGGCGGCCGCGTGGAGGCGGGCATCGGCAACTACGGCCAGCGCACCGGCGAAGCCCACATCGACCTGCCCGAATTCAACAACATCTCGATCAAGGTGGACGGCGTCTACCAGCATCAGGATGCCACGGTGAAGAACCCCGCCGCAGGCCAGGTCGGCTGGAACTATTACGACCGCGTCGGTGGCCGCATCCAGGCCCAGTGGAAGCCGGTGGACGGCTTCACGGCGAACATCTCGTTCGACAAGTCGCGCGACGACAACACGCCGATGTACAGCCAGCTCATCAACTACAACCCGAACAACCTGCCGGTGGCCACGCTGGCGCAGATCGCCGCCAACGGCGGCAAGCTGCCGAGCGGTTATATCGCCCCGCTTTCCCCGCTCGTTCAGGTCAGCGGCGACAAGCGCATGAAGACCGCCGACATCGGCGTGCCACAGCAGGTCAGCACCGACCGCACGCAGGGCGTGATGGGCAACCTCAGCTACGATCTGAACTCGGATCTGACCCTGCGTTCGATCACCGCGTGGCGTCAGGTCGATACCGACCAGTACGACAACTCGGGCGGCGCGCACCGCACGGTGTTCCTGCCGAACACCAAGTTCAGCCGCTACTCGCTCTCGTTCCTCGACCAGCACCAGTTCAGCCAGGAACTGCAGCTTGTCGGCAGCCTGCCCAACCTCGATTTCGTGGCGGGCGGCTACTACTACAACGAGCACGCCAGCGAATATGCGGCGACGCCCAGTTCGAACCTGTGGAACGCGGACGGCACCGGCTACACTACGCTGAGCCCGAACGTGACCGGCACGGTCTCCTCGAGCAACCAGGGCTGGTCCGACGACTCGCTGTTCCTCCAGCGCGACAGCCACGCCAAGGCCGAGAGCCTCGCCGCCTTCGCGCAGGCCACCTACACCCCGCCGATGCTCGATCAGCTCCACCTGACGGTCGGCGCGCGCTACACGCATGACAAGCGCGACGGCACGTTGGACATCGTGAACGGCGCTGCGGTCGATTACGGCTTCCACTACAGCAAGGACCGGTTCGACCCGATGGTCACGCTGGCCTATGACGCCACGCAGGACCTGAACTTCTACGCGAAGTACTCCACCGGCTACCGCGCCGGCGGCGCGAACGACCGTTCGCAGACTTTCGATGCCTTCGGCCCGGAAACCGTGAAGTCCTACGAAGTCGGCGCGAAGATGATGTTCCTCGACCGCAAGGTGCGCCTGAACCTTGCCGGCTACATCATGGATCGTGACGGTACCCAGGTCGATTTCGACAACGTGAACACCGATCCCAGCAGCCCCTACTTCAACCTGCACACGCAAGAAACGACCAACGCGCCGGGCACCACCAAGATCCGCGGTGTCGAGGCGGAACTGAACGTCCATCCGATCGACAACCTGTCGCTGGGTGCATCCTATGCCTATACCTACACCAAGGTGCCCAAGACGCTGAACCCGTTCCTCAGCACCGCGACCACCTCGGTCTATCAGAACGTCTTCATCGTCTATACGCCGAAGAACGCGGCCTCGGGCTTCATCGACTACAGCATCCCGGTTGGAAGCCGTGACGAGAGCGTCCAGTTCCACCTCGATGCCGCCTATGCAGGCCGTCAGTACAGCTTCGAGGACGAGAACGTGAAGGCGCAGAGCAGCTTTATCGTCAACGGCCGCATCGCGCTGGCCGACATCCCGATGAGCGACAACGGCACCAAGCTGACCGTCTCGGTGTGGAGCCGTAACCTGTTCAACGAGACGCACATCTACCGTCTCTCCTATGCGAACCAGAACACGCTGGGCGCTTACGGCAACTTCAACCCGCCGCGTACGTTCGGCGTGGAAGGCACCGTTCGCTTCTGA
- a CDS encoding TIGR00266 family protein codes for MPTSPWSHSRSASVADDVDFEIKGQELQFVEIELDPGESAVAEAGAMVWKDAPITMSTVFGDGSEQQGGGFMGKLLGAGKRLVTGESLFTTVFTHEGRGKARVAFAAPIPGSIVPIKLDEIGGRLICQKDAFLCAARGVSIGIHFQQKIMTGLFGGEGFIMQRLDGDGWVFVQMGGTVIERTLEPGEELHIDTGCVAAFTSGIDFDVIRAGSVKSMIFGGEGVFFARLRGPGKVWIQSLPFSRLAGRMMAAAMPYGGQNRGESTLLGLGALGGLAGMIDGDD; via the coding sequence ATGCCCACCAGCCCCTGGAGCCACAGCCGCAGCGCCTCCGTGGCCGACGATGTCGACTTCGAGATCAAGGGTCAGGAGCTCCAGTTCGTTGAAATCGAACTGGATCCCGGTGAAAGCGCGGTCGCCGAAGCAGGCGCGATGGTCTGGAAAGACGCCCCGATCACGATGTCCACGGTGTTCGGCGACGGCTCCGAACAGCAGGGCGGCGGCTTCATGGGCAAGCTGCTCGGCGCCGGCAAGCGACTCGTGACCGGGGAGAGCCTGTTCACCACTGTCTTCACGCACGAAGGTCGCGGGAAGGCCCGAGTCGCGTTCGCGGCGCCGATTCCCGGCTCGATCGTGCCGATCAAGCTGGACGAGATCGGCGGCCGCCTGATCTGCCAGAAGGACGCCTTCCTCTGCGCCGCGCGCGGCGTGTCGATCGGCATCCACTTCCAGCAGAAGATCATGACCGGCCTGTTCGGTGGTGAGGGCTTCATCATGCAGCGGCTGGACGGCGACGGCTGGGTCTTCGTGCAGATGGGCGGCACCGTGATCGAACGCACGCTGGAGCCGGGTGAGGAACTGCATATCGACACCGGCTGCGTCGCCGCCTTCACCTCGGGAATCGATTTCGACGTGATCCGCGCAGGCTCGGTCAAGTCGATGATCTTCGGCGGCGAAGGCGTGTTCTTTGCCCGCCTGCGCGGGCCCGGAAAAGTCTGGATCCAGTCCCTGCCGTTCTCGCGCCTGGCCGGGCGGATGATGGCGGCGGCGATGCCCTATGGCGGGCAAAATCGCGGCGAAAGCACCCTGCTCGGCCTTGGCGCGCTGGGCGGACTTGCAGGCATGATCGACGGCGACGATTGA